The Halotia branconii CENA392 region GCATTGAATATTGTTACTTATTCGAGTCAAGCCAATCAAACATATTATTGTTAATTAAATACTTAAAAATAAGTATAAATACGTAAAAATATCATGTTTTTAGTAAGGACTTTAGTCATAAAAATAAGGCTAAAACCCTTATAAAAAGCTAACTTTAGATTAGTTAACATAGTTTGATTTATTCTCACTGACTTACTTATTGATTGGCGATCGCATTATGCCAGTTGCGTAAGTCCTGTTCAAATAGCTTCTAGCCAATTCCTTGATATCTTGGTAGAAAAGCTGAGGTAAAACCTATGGTAGCAACAGCAGCAAAAGCGATTAGTTCTCAACGGGTCATATTGCCTAATATCAGCTGGCAAACTTTTGAAACTATTCTTGCAGAAATGGGGAATAATCGTGCTACGCGATTGGCTTATGACCAGGGAATACTGGAAATTATGACTCCTTTGATGCCTCATGAGCATAATAAAAGACTGATTGAGAAACTAATTGATAATCTAGCAGAAGAACTCAACCTCAACTTAAAAAGCACTGGTTCAGTGACTTGTAAGCGTCCAGATTTACTAAGGGGTGTAGAGCCAGATTCGAGTTTTTACATCCAGAATGAACCTGTGATGCGACAAAAGCAAAATCTTGACTTGACCCAAGATCCACCACCAGATTTAGTAGTTGAGGTAGACTACACTAGCGCTTCTGTTGATAGACTCTCCATATATTTTGCTTTGGGTGTTCTGGAGGTTTGGCGTTATGACGAACCTGTAATGCAGATTTATCAATTGCGAGATGGCGTGTATGTCCCTAGTAATGTTTCACCAACTTTTGGCAATCTACCTTTAACAACTGAAATTCCCCGTTTTCTGCAAGAAAGCCTGAAAATAGGCGAGATTCCCATGATTAAATCATTTAGGGCGTGGGTAAAACAGCAGAAAAAAAATTGACACGAAATCGTCAAAAGGATATACCATATCAAAGTCCAACATACGCAAGCCTTTATCTTATGCCTAGTGTTGAACGTGACGAAAAGCGAGAACATCGTATTGAGACAGAGATCATTGTCGATACCGATAATGATAAAGAAGAACGGGCAATGGGTTGGTATTACTACCTCGACGATACTTTGAACGTTCCGTTTATGGCCAAGTGGAAGAAAAAGTCACGCAAATCGTCTGAGATTGAGGAAAAACAAGTCGAGGTGATAGGAATGGCCCCAGATGATGAATGTTTAAAAGATATGTATCTGGAAGTAGTTTATCCAGAGGGCAATGATGAAGATGTTTTTTCTGTCAAGCTATCGGAATTAGAGGCAATTGATGCGGATAGTGAAACTCAAGAAGCGATCGCAGACTGGCACTATTGGCTAGCAAGAGGATACAAGTTCTAATAAATAATCATTTTAGGGCAAATGTCGAATGATGCGGCAGGGATTGCCTGCTGCAACTACATTGGCTGGGATATCTTTGACAACGACACTACCAGCGCCAATGGTCGTATTGTCGCCAATTGTCACCCCTGGACAAATAATCGCACTGCCACCAATCCAGACATTATTGCCAATTTTAACTGGAGCAGCTAATTCTCTGCCTGAAAGCCGAATTTTTGGGTCTATAGGATGATAAGCAGCATAAATTTGTACATAAGGAGCGCACAAAACATGATTACCAATTTCAACTGTACTACAGTCTAAAATTACACAACCATAGTTCATATAAAATCCATCGCCCACAGAAATATTGTTGCCGTAGTCGCAGTGAAATGGTGGCACAATCGATGGTTTATTTCCTACTTTTTGGAATAATTCTTGTAAAATTTGCTTGCGTTCTTCGGGCTGTTCTTCTGTAGTTGCGTTGTACATTCGCAATAGACGACTAGCACGTTTATTTTCCGCAACTAATTCAGGATCATTGGCAAGATATAACTTACCTGCTAGCATCTTTTGTTTTTCGGTTTGTTCCATTACAAAATCTCTAAACTGATTAAAATAAGATTTACTTTCAATAAATACTGCAATTATTCTGATAAAAAAATCAAGATTATTAATCAGATATAACATGTAAGTTATATTCAGATAAATAGGTCAAATTAAAAATTGCAGACAGTTGGGAGTAATATGCCTTTTCGTATTTTGAGCTTGGATGGTGGCGGGATTCGGGGAGTGGTTACAGCGACCATTCTAGCCGCAATTGAACAGCGAATTAATCAACCTTTAAATAAATATTTTAACTTAATTGCGGGAACTTCTACAGGGTCGCTTTTAGCAGCTGCGATCGCTAGAGGACGTAGTAGCAATGAAATAATTGATTTATACAAACAAAAAGGCAAAATCATCTTTCCATACAAAAGTCGTTTTTCTCTCCAACGGATTCCTTTACTATTAAAATATGGTTTATCTGCTCCCAAATTTGCCGATAGTGGTTTGATTCAAGCCCTTCAAGAATGTCTAGGTAATACAAGATTATTAGATATTACAACACCAAAGCTATTAATTGTTTCTTATGACACAATTACTAGAGAACCAATCATATTTAAAAGCTGGCGACAAGATAAAGGATATGGTAATGTGCCATTGTGGGAAGTTTGTCTATGTTCAGCATCGGCTCCAAGTTATTTTCCGGCACATCAACTAGAAAAAAGAGTCAATGGAATCGTGCAAAATGGAACTGCCCAAACCATTACTTTAGATCATGATGCATCCTCAATAGAAAATATATATAACAATACACAAATCAGAATTACTAGCGGCAAAGGTAATGGTCAAACTCGTACTATTAATAAGTATGCAGGAACAACTCGACTAGCTTTTGTAAATGCTTCTTGGGAACAGATACCAGATAATACTTCTACCTACTCGATTAAATGCATATATTCTGCCATTGATGGCGGGGTTGCTGCTAATAATCCTTCTAGTTGTGCTGTAGCCGAAGCACTAAGATTAGGTTATAAAGCTGAAGAAATTACCGTTCTTTCAGTAGGAACTGGACATCGCACACGAATAATACCATTTGAGCAAGCTCAAAGTTGGGGTCTGATACAATGGGCACAGCCATTAATTGGTATATTATTTGATGCCTCTTCAAATATTCACGAGTATATTACCAATCAGATAATTCATGATCGGGTTTTGCGATTGCAATTTAAACTTGATCGAGAACTAACTAATAAACCTTTGAATGATGATATTGATGATGTAAGTCAAGAAAATATCTGCAATTTAATTGAGGCGACAGAAGTTTATATTAAGCAACCAGAAGTACAAGCTGCATTGCAGAATTTTTTACGTATTAATCAATAAAATATTTTTGAAAAGTGGATACTTTATTATTGTAAAACAAAGTTTTATTTTCAAAATATGAGGTTAAATGCACCCAATTAGAACGTATATTTTTGGTTCATCAGTAGTTAGTATGCCAAATTGACGTAGCGAAATATCGAAAAGGTAGATATATAAGATAAATCATGCTTATTAACGAAGATAATCGCTTTATATTGCCTCTTCACCTCTTAAGAAAGCTGCGAATTTAGCATAACAAGTACGGTAAAACCATATTTTTAAGCTGTTCATATAATTAAGCCGCTAACAATTAGTAGCTTCATCAAATACACTAAAACGGGCTTTTCCCTGTTGTTTAGCACGGTACATAGCAATATCAGCATCCCTTAATAGG contains the following coding sequences:
- a CDS encoding Uma2 family endonuclease, which codes for MVATAAKAISSQRVILPNISWQTFETILAEMGNNRATRLAYDQGILEIMTPLMPHEHNKRLIEKLIDNLAEELNLNLKSTGSVTCKRPDLLRGVEPDSSFYIQNEPVMRQKQNLDLTQDPPPDLVVEVDYTSASVDRLSIYFALGVLEVWRYDEPVMQIYQLRDGVYVPSNVSPTFGNLPLTTEIPRFLQESLKIGEIPMIKSFRAWVKQQKKN
- a CDS encoding sugar O-acetyltransferase, whose translation is MEQTEKQKMLAGKLYLANDPELVAENKRASRLLRMYNATTEEQPEERKQILQELFQKVGNKPSIVPPFHCDYGNNISVGDGFYMNYGCVILDCSTVEIGNHVLCAPYVQIYAAYHPIDPKIRLSGRELAAPVKIGNNVWIGGSAIICPGVTIGDNTTIGAGSVVVKDIPANVVAAGNPCRIIRHLP
- a CDS encoding calcium-binding protein; amino-acid sequence: MPSVERDEKREHRIETEIIVDTDNDKEERAMGWYYYLDDTLNVPFMAKWKKKSRKSSEIEEKQVEVIGMAPDDECLKDMYLEVVYPEGNDEDVFSVKLSELEAIDADSETQEAIADWHYWLARGYKF
- a CDS encoding patatin-like phospholipase family protein, which translates into the protein MPFRILSLDGGGIRGVVTATILAAIEQRINQPLNKYFNLIAGTSTGSLLAAAIARGRSSNEIIDLYKQKGKIIFPYKSRFSLQRIPLLLKYGLSAPKFADSGLIQALQECLGNTRLLDITTPKLLIVSYDTITREPIIFKSWRQDKGYGNVPLWEVCLCSASAPSYFPAHQLEKRVNGIVQNGTAQTITLDHDASSIENIYNNTQIRITSGKGNGQTRTINKYAGTTRLAFVNASWEQIPDNTSTYSIKCIYSAIDGGVAANNPSSCAVAEALRLGYKAEEITVLSVGTGHRTRIIPFEQAQSWGLIQWAQPLIGILFDASSNIHEYITNQIIHDRVLRLQFKLDRELTNKPLNDDIDDVSQENICNLIEATEVYIKQPEVQAALQNFLRINQ